A window of Nitrospirota bacterium contains these coding sequences:
- the nuoH gene encoding NADH-quinone oxidoreductase subunit NuoH, translating into MAETFIHLAVILLQIVVVLAVVLGHVAYLTYAERKILSFMQDRLGPMEVGPHGLLQPIADGLKLFFKEDIVPAGANKFIFSIAPIISLVPALIGFAIIPFNESPTGPAGIIHPYITDINIGVLYILAFSSVGAYGILLGGWASNSKYALLGGLRSAAQVISYELTMGLSIVGVILMAQSLSMVEITLAQKDHWFILFQPVAFVLYIISGLAETNRLPFDLPEAESELVAGWFTEYSGMRFAFYFLAEYANMIIVSSIGAVLFLGGWQAPFHFLEVISPFKFISPFIWFILKVYFILFFFIWLRGTVPRLRYDQLMKLGWKIMLPIAFINVAVTALVVYWVN; encoded by the coding sequence ATGGCTGAGACTTTCATACACCTTGCGGTGATTTTACTTCAGATTGTTGTGGTTCTTGCCGTTGTTCTGGGTCATGTGGCCTATCTGACGTATGCCGAGCGAAAAATCTTAAGTTTCATGCAGGACCGTCTCGGACCTATGGAGGTGGGACCGCATGGCCTTCTCCAGCCGATTGCAGACGGCCTGAAGCTTTTTTTTAAGGAAGATATCGTTCCCGCCGGAGCCAACAAATTTATTTTCAGCATCGCCCCGATTATTTCGCTCGTTCCCGCCCTGATCGGGTTTGCGATTATCCCTTTTAATGAATCCCCAACCGGTCCCGCCGGGATAATTCATCCTTATATCACCGATATCAATATTGGCGTCTTGTATATTCTTGCCTTTAGTTCAGTCGGCGCTTACGGAATTTTGTTGGGAGGTTGGGCGTCCAACAGCAAATACGCTCTTCTGGGAGGGTTACGGTCGGCGGCTCAGGTCATTAGTTATGAACTTACCATGGGTCTTTCCATCGTGGGTGTCATTTTAATGGCCCAATCTTTGAGCATGGTGGAGATTACCCTTGCGCAGAAAGATCACTGGTTTATTCTTTTTCAGCCCGTCGCTTTTGTTCTTTATATTATTTCCGGGCTGGCCGAAACAAACCGGCTGCCCTTTGATTTGCCGGAAGCGGAAAGCGAGCTCGTGGCGGGATGGTTCACCGAATATAGTGGAATGAGATTCGCCTTTTATTTCCTGGCAGAATATGCCAACATGATCATTGTTTCAAGCATTGGCGCAGTCCTGTTTCTTGGCGGTTGGCAGGCGCCCTTTCACTTCCTCGAAGTGATCTCGCCTTTTAAATTTATTTCACCGTTTATATGGTTTATTTTAAAAGTTTATTTCATCCTTTTTTTCTTTATCTGGTTAAGGGGAACGGTTCCAAGGCTTCGTTATGATCAGCTCATGAAATTGGGCTGGAAAATCATGCTCCCGATCGCGTTTATCAACGTGGCCGTTACAGCCCTGGTCGTTTATTGGGTTAATTAA
- the nuoI gene encoding NADH-quinone oxidoreductase subunit NuoI, producing the protein MIKKFLHQIMFIEILQGMVLTLKHLIIKRPITFQYPHEKRELPDGYRGILVQLRYDDGTEKCVGCSLCEAACPSRCIKVISDEVDGNPLQRYAKEYIFDLSKCVFCAFCVAACPVDALAMSKFYEFSTTNKRDLILNKEKMLEMGDKAFPVRQKRFVPDKKYLNIFNLGKKNFPPVHQKS; encoded by the coding sequence ATGATCAAAAAATTTTTGCATCAAATCATGTTTATCGAAATTCTTCAGGGAATGGTTCTGACCCTGAAACACTTGATCATCAAAAGGCCGATTACGTTCCAATATCCCCATGAAAAAAGAGAGTTGCCGGATGGTTATCGCGGAATCCTCGTTCAACTTCGTTATGATGATGGAACGGAAAAATGCGTCGGGTGCTCCCTTTGTGAAGCCGCCTGTCCTTCCCGCTGTATTAAGGTGATTAGCGATGAAGTCGATGGAAACCCTTTACAGCGATATGCCAAGGAATATATTTTTGACCTGTCCAAATGCGTCTTTTGCGCTTTTTGTGTCGCCGCCTGCCCGGTGGATGCCCTTGCAATGTCGAAATTTTACGAATTTTCGACCACCAACAAAAGAGACCTGATTTTAAATAAAGAAAAAATGCTGGAAATGGGGGACAAAGCGTTCCCTGTCCGCCAAAAAAGATTTGTGCCGGATAAAAAATATCTCAATATCTTTAATTTGGGTAAAAAGAATTTTCCTCCTGTCCATCAAAAATCATAA